A genomic segment from Planktothrix sp. FACHB-1365 encodes:
- a CDS encoding transposase encodes MNQKIKLIKRRAYGLNNFANFRRRVLLNWHFSLNLS; translated from the coding sequence ATTAATCAGAAAATCAAGCTAATTAAGAGAAGAGCTTATGGCTTAAATAACTTTGCTAATTTTAGAAGAAGAGTTCTCTTAAATTGGCATTTTTCTCTGA